CAGCAGCCCAGTCAAGTACTGACCAGAACGCATCAAGGTAATCCGCTCTTTTGTTCTGGTATTTAAGGTAGTAGGCATGTTCCCATACGTCTACGCCCAAAATCGGATATCCCTGGCTTACCAGATTGGTGTCCATGAGCGGGTTGTCCTGGTTGGCGGTTGCCGATACGGCAAGCGTACCGTTGTGTTTGACCAGTAGCCATGCCCAACCTGAACCGAACTGTCCCAGACCTGCGTTTTTGATCTCTACTTTCAGGTTATCAAGGCTACCGAACACCTTGTTGATCTCATCGGCAAGTTCGTTTTCAGGTGCCAGTTTGGCCGCCGGGGAAAGGGTCTTCCAGAACAGGTCGTGGTTATAGTGACCGCCACCGTTGTTCCTTACGGCAGGAGTGTACTTACTGATCTCACGGAGAATTTCTTCAATACTTTTGGTCTCGCCTATAGTGCCGGCAACCGCCTTGTTCAGGTTGTCCACATAGGCCTGGTGGTGGCGGCTATGGTGGATGGTCATCGTCTCTTTGTCAAAGTGTGGCTCCAATGCATCATATGCATAAGGAAGTTCCGGTAATGTGTAACTCATGATATTTATTTTTAATATTTAAACCTTATGCAAAGGTAGGGAAGAAAATTAATAAAACAACAAAAACTTGTTTTATTAATCATTATTTATCGAGACAGAAAATGCTAAATTGACATAATTTATACATTTTCCGCAGTTATATCATCTGATTAATAAAATTCAAGGATTAGGATAAGAGTGTCATATTCACTACCTTTGCAGAAATAAAACAACTTTATTTTGCAAAATGAAAAAATCACTGATTGACAGGACATTGAGGTTTATCAAGCTGAACGGCGAAATTACCGCTGCAATGTTAGCCGGTGAACTGGGCATTACAAAGGAAGGCGCCAGGCTTAAATTATTAAAGCTTGCAGATGACGGACTGATAAAGAGCTTTTTCAGAAGCGAGCGTGTTGGAAGGCCCATAACCTATTATAAACTTGCGGACAGAGGATTTGCAAGGCTTCCAGATGCCCATGCTCAGGTCACCGTAGAACTTTTGCGTTCCGTCAGGGAACTCTTGGGGGAAAATGCCATTGACCTGCTTATCGGTGAGCGGGAAAAGAAAACCTATACCCGTTACGAAGAGATGCTGAAAAATGCAGACACCCTGGAAGAGCGTCTTGAAATCCTTGCCCGTATCCGTACGGAGGAAGGCTATATGGCGGAATGGAAAAAACAGGACGGTGAATACTTCCTGATAGAAAATCATTGCCCGATCTGCGCCGCGGCCACGGAATGTCAGGGATTCTGCCGTGCGGAACTGAAAAATTTTAAGTCATTACTCGGCAAAGAACATAAAGTTGAGCGAGTATCCCATATCCTTTCCGAGGGACAGCGCTGTACCTACAGGATAAAGGAACAGACCTAAAAAGCAACAGATATGGAATTGAACGAACTGGTAACCACCTCAGGCTTTATCAAGAGGTTCCTCTCAGCTGCCCCGAAAAACCACAAATGGCAAACTACCCCCTTACAGGTTTATCCCCTAAACTTCGTGGCGAAGTATCTGGAAACACCGCTACCGGCGCTGCGTGCCAATAACAATACTTTTATCCATCTTACAAAGGGAAAGATAGATGTCCTTATCGGCAGGGATTCCTATGAGATCAGTGCCCCGGCACTGCTATCTGTTTTTAGTGGAACAGTCCACTCGCTGCGCAGTATTTCCGGATGTGCCGAAGGATATCTTGTTCTCCTGGAACAGCTGACCATGTCCGTGATGTTACGGCACCATGCACTGTTAAAGCTATTCATCATTTCTCCGGTACTGAACCTTTGTCATGAGCAGAGTGGCTGGCTTGGCAACATCAATAACCTGCTGCTTCATGAAATCGAGAAGGCACATCCGAACAGGAATATCGTACACGGTCTCTTACAGGCCAAACTCTATCATGTGCTTGACCTGTCATCTGCCCGAAAACCGGTCTGCCGTAGCCAGGCCATTGCCATAGCCTTCAAGACCCTGGTGCATGCCCACCATCTGGAAAATAAGAATGTATCTTTCTACGCGGAACGTCTGCATATCTCTGAAAACTACCTTAACAGATGTATAAAGGAAACATTAAGGATGACGGCCAAGGAAGTCATATTGGAGGTCCTGATGATCCACGCACAGTACCTGCTCTGGAACTTGACCAAAAGTGTAGCGGAAGTCAGCTATGAATGTAATATCGACGATCCGTCCTATTTTGCAAGGCTGTTCAAAAAATTGAGGGGTTACAGCCCGACGCGTTACCGTGAACTTTTTGTGCAGGGTTTGTCCTAATCCCCGTAGGTTTAATCCTCGCCCGCGCATAATCCACCTGCTAATTTTGTCTCAGTAAAAAAAAATGTCTTATGGATACGAGAATAATAATAACATTTTTGATGCTGCTCGTTGCCGGTAGAACGACGGCTCAGGATCACGGCAAGACGAAGAATCCCCCGGTAATGGTGGAAACGGTGGTCGGCAGCAGAGGGGTACAGTCACAGATCATCATGGACAAATCTTTTCAGTCCCTTCCGAAATTTGGCTTTTTTAATGTCAGCAGTATCGTAGGAGAATGGGGCGAACGGGAAGTGAAGGACGGAATGGTACAATCGTACCTTACCTACAACATTTACAAAGGTCTTAAGGTCAATGCCGGTTTTCTCTATGCCTCACCGGTCGGCATATTGCCATCTGGAGGCCTGATGTACACCTATGGCTCTCAGAGATTTACGGCAGTGGTCTTTCAGCGGATAGATCTGGCAGACAAGCCCAACACCGAATCCATTGTGCTGCTTGAATACAAACCAAGGATATCGGAAAAACTGGACTTCTATTCCCGTGTGCAGGGCCAGTATATACACCACATATCGACAGATACCCATACCAAGAGTGCAATCTTCCTTCGTGCAGGACTGAAATACAGGGAATTTACTTTTGGAGCAGCATTTAACGCCGATTATTATGGCCCGGACAAGACTATTATGAACAATATAGGCGGCTTTCTGGGCGTAGCACTCTTTTAACTGGCCTTATAGCATGAATTAATAAAATCAGATAATATGGAACTAAAAAAGAAAATGGCAGTGTTTATGACTGCCTCGGTACTCCTGGTCTCATGCGGAGAAAACAAA
The Sphingobacterium daejeonense genome window above contains:
- a CDS encoding superoxide dismutase, translated to MSYTLPELPYAYDALEPHFDKETMTIHHSRHHQAYVDNLNKAVAGTIGETKSIEEILREISKYTPAVRNNGGGHYNHDLFWKTLSPAAKLAPENELADEINKVFGSLDNLKVEIKNAGLGQFGSGWAWLLVKHNGTLAVSATANQDNPLMDTNLVSQGYPILGVDVWEHAYYLKYQNKRADYLDAFWSVLDWAAVEKNYTEALSKIK
- a CDS encoding helix-turn-helix transcriptional regulator, yielding MKKSLIDRTLRFIKLNGEITAAMLAGELGITKEGARLKLLKLADDGLIKSFFRSERVGRPITYYKLADRGFARLPDAHAQVTVELLRSVRELLGENAIDLLIGEREKKTYTRYEEMLKNADTLEERLEILARIRTEEGYMAEWKKQDGEYFLIENHCPICAAATECQGFCRAELKNFKSLLGKEHKVERVSHILSEGQRCTYRIKEQT
- a CDS encoding helix-turn-helix domain-containing protein codes for the protein MELNELVTTSGFIKRFLSAAPKNHKWQTTPLQVYPLNFVAKYLETPLPALRANNNTFIHLTKGKIDVLIGRDSYEISAPALLSVFSGTVHSLRSISGCAEGYLVLLEQLTMSVMLRHHALLKLFIISPVLNLCHEQSGWLGNINNLLLHEIEKAHPNRNIVHGLLQAKLYHVLDLSSARKPVCRSQAIAIAFKTLVHAHHLENKNVSFYAERLHISENYLNRCIKETLRMTAKEVILEVLMIHAQYLLWNLTKSVAEVSYECNIDDPSYFARLFKKLRGYSPTRYRELFVQGLS